The proteins below come from a single Bactrocera dorsalis isolate Fly_Bdor chromosome 5, ASM2337382v1, whole genome shotgun sequence genomic window:
- the LOC105226516 gene encoding proton-coupled folate transporter isoform X2, which yields MDSTNEDVRVRTEQSNSRWAKTKKNCMSPWYKKVSVEPTMFLYMFAFMITSVVEQDFFVQKACRVNNNFTDEICSNIQADENAIYKKQVQITTAKFHQIESISAHIFPIILALFIGSFSDRRGRKFPLLMGLTGKLIYSVMIVVNARMKTWPLEYVIYTATLPSALTGADVAIFASCFAYISDISTLKNRTLRVTILDVCYLSAMPTGVALGSYLFYNAFDNSYADMFTVNAALLALAIIYTVFALKWQTTAKQRSLRELGCCGFFPDFFDKEHVKDSFTVLIKKRPGHRRPFLIILLIAMALYTFQRDENQYLYLYTIFKFKWNVDVYSTFKTFKSTAYVVAMLVAVPLMNKGFHWKDTTIIFIGAWAHAIARLFYYFAQTGTFFYVGALICSLGPIVGPMIRAMTSKIVPQSERGKVFALLAVCDNAVPFISGVFYSQVYRATLNDDGKGGRGVFLLTIATQLAVFVLILAIHIILGEQSLAVPEISEKESQLIHENEANPATKNSASAIEPVQVPAISANIAEKNISTEAESA from the exons ATGGATTCCACAAACGAG GATGTACGTGTGCGAACTGAGCAATCCAACAGCCGTTGGGCTAAAACCAAAAAGAATTGCATGTCACCATGGTACAAAAAG GTGTCCGTTGAACCCACAATGTTCCTGTACATGTTTGCCTTCATGATTACTTCCGTGGTGGAACAGGACTTTTTCGTACAGAAGGCGTGTCGCGTCAATAACAATTTTACCGATGAAATCTGTTCGAACATTCAAGCGGATGAGAACgccatatataaaaaacaagtgCAG ATCACAACGGCGAAATTCCATCAAATAGAGTCGATTTCAGCACATATTTTCCCCATTATACTGGCGCTCTTTATTGGTTCCTTCTCCGATCGGCGCGGTCGCAAATTTCCGCTCCTCATGGGTCTCACCGGCAAACTTATCTACTCAGTTATGATCGTTGTGAATGCGCGCATGAAGACTTGGCCATTGGAGTACGTCATTTACACAGCCACACTACCGTCGGCGCTAACGGGTGCGGACGTTGCCATATTCGCTTCATGCTTCGCCTACATCTCGGACATATCGACGCTGAAGAACCGTACGCTTCGTGTAACCATACTGGACGTCTGCTATTTGAGCGCTATGCCAACGGGTGTAGCATTAG GTTCCTACCTCTTCTACAATGCATTTGATAACTCGTATGCGGACATGTTTACGGTGAATGCCGCATTGTTGGCGCTTGCTATAATTTATACCGTATTTGCGCTCAAg TGGCAAACTACCGCTAAGCAACGTTCTCTGCGCGAACTCGGCTGTTGCGGTTTCTTTCCGGATTTCTTCGATAAAGAACATGTCAAGGACTCTTTCACTGTTTTGATCAAAAAACGACCTGGTCATCGACGTCCCTTCCTCATCATTTTACTGATCGCCATGGCTTTGTATACATTCCAACGTGATGAGAATCAGTATTTATATCTATACacgattttcaaatttaaatggaATGTCGATGTGTACAGCACATTCAAAACATTCAAGTCCACTGCCTACGTCGTTGCCATGTTGGTGGCGGTGCCGTTGATGAATAAAGGATTCCATTGGAAGGATACG ACCATCATCTTCATTGGCGCTTGGGCGCACGCAATTGCTCGTCTCTTTTACTACTTCGCACAGACTGGCACATTTTTCTATGTGGGCGCGCTAATTTGTAGTTTGGGACCCATAGTCGGTCCAATGATTCGTGCGATGACCTCGAAAATTGTGCCCCAATCCGAGCGTGGCAAGGTCTTCGCTCTGCTTGCTGTCTGCGATAATGCCGTACCCTTCATTAGCGGCGTGTTTTATTCCCAGGTCTATCGCGCTACCTTAAATGACGATGGCAAAGGTGGTCGGGGTGTTTTCCTACTGACCATTGCCACACAGCTAGCCGTCTTCGTACTGATACT CGCTATTCATATCATCCTTGGTGAACAATCTCTAGCCGTGCCGGAAATTAGCGAAAAAGAATCTCAACTCATACATGAGAATGAAGCTAACCCCGCGACTAAGAATTCTGCCAGTGCCATTGAGCCCGTTCAAGTGCCTGCTATAAGCGCAAATATTGCAGAGAAGAATATTTCGACGGAAGCCGAGAGTGCGTAA
- the LOC105226516 gene encoding proton-coupled folate transporter isoform X1 has protein sequence MANRPRVKYSPTSTNDDVRVRTEQSNSRWAKTKKNCMSPWYKKVSVEPTMFLYMFAFMITSVVEQDFFVQKACRVNNNFTDEICSNIQADENAIYKKQVQITTAKFHQIESISAHIFPIILALFIGSFSDRRGRKFPLLMGLTGKLIYSVMIVVNARMKTWPLEYVIYTATLPSALTGADVAIFASCFAYISDISTLKNRTLRVTILDVCYLSAMPTGVALGSYLFYNAFDNSYADMFTVNAALLALAIIYTVFALKWQTTAKQRSLRELGCCGFFPDFFDKEHVKDSFTVLIKKRPGHRRPFLIILLIAMALYTFQRDENQYLYLYTIFKFKWNVDVYSTFKTFKSTAYVVAMLVAVPLMNKGFHWKDTTIIFIGAWAHAIARLFYYFAQTGTFFYVGALICSLGPIVGPMIRAMTSKIVPQSERGKVFALLAVCDNAVPFISGVFYSQVYRATLNDDGKGGRGVFLLTIATQLAVFVLILAIHIILGEQSLAVPEISEKESQLIHENEANPATKNSASAIEPVQVPAISANIAEKNISTEAESA, from the exons atggcAAACAGGCCACGGGTGAAATATAGCCCCACAAGCACAAATGAT GATGTACGTGTGCGAACTGAGCAATCCAACAGCCGTTGGGCTAAAACCAAAAAGAATTGCATGTCACCATGGTACAAAAAG GTGTCCGTTGAACCCACAATGTTCCTGTACATGTTTGCCTTCATGATTACTTCCGTGGTGGAACAGGACTTTTTCGTACAGAAGGCGTGTCGCGTCAATAACAATTTTACCGATGAAATCTGTTCGAACATTCAAGCGGATGAGAACgccatatataaaaaacaagtgCAG ATCACAACGGCGAAATTCCATCAAATAGAGTCGATTTCAGCACATATTTTCCCCATTATACTGGCGCTCTTTATTGGTTCCTTCTCCGATCGGCGCGGTCGCAAATTTCCGCTCCTCATGGGTCTCACCGGCAAACTTATCTACTCAGTTATGATCGTTGTGAATGCGCGCATGAAGACTTGGCCATTGGAGTACGTCATTTACACAGCCACACTACCGTCGGCGCTAACGGGTGCGGACGTTGCCATATTCGCTTCATGCTTCGCCTACATCTCGGACATATCGACGCTGAAGAACCGTACGCTTCGTGTAACCATACTGGACGTCTGCTATTTGAGCGCTATGCCAACGGGTGTAGCATTAG GTTCCTACCTCTTCTACAATGCATTTGATAACTCGTATGCGGACATGTTTACGGTGAATGCCGCATTGTTGGCGCTTGCTATAATTTATACCGTATTTGCGCTCAAg TGGCAAACTACCGCTAAGCAACGTTCTCTGCGCGAACTCGGCTGTTGCGGTTTCTTTCCGGATTTCTTCGATAAAGAACATGTCAAGGACTCTTTCACTGTTTTGATCAAAAAACGACCTGGTCATCGACGTCCCTTCCTCATCATTTTACTGATCGCCATGGCTTTGTATACATTCCAACGTGATGAGAATCAGTATTTATATCTATACacgattttcaaatttaaatggaATGTCGATGTGTACAGCACATTCAAAACATTCAAGTCCACTGCCTACGTCGTTGCCATGTTGGTGGCGGTGCCGTTGATGAATAAAGGATTCCATTGGAAGGATACG ACCATCATCTTCATTGGCGCTTGGGCGCACGCAATTGCTCGTCTCTTTTACTACTTCGCACAGACTGGCACATTTTTCTATGTGGGCGCGCTAATTTGTAGTTTGGGACCCATAGTCGGTCCAATGATTCGTGCGATGACCTCGAAAATTGTGCCCCAATCCGAGCGTGGCAAGGTCTTCGCTCTGCTTGCTGTCTGCGATAATGCCGTACCCTTCATTAGCGGCGTGTTTTATTCCCAGGTCTATCGCGCTACCTTAAATGACGATGGCAAAGGTGGTCGGGGTGTTTTCCTACTGACCATTGCCACACAGCTAGCCGTCTTCGTACTGATACT CGCTATTCATATCATCCTTGGTGAACAATCTCTAGCCGTGCCGGAAATTAGCGAAAAAGAATCTCAACTCATACATGAGAATGAAGCTAACCCCGCGACTAAGAATTCTGCCAGTGCCATTGAGCCCGTTCAAGTGCCTGCTATAAGCGCAAATATTGCAGAGAAGAATATTTCGACGGAAGCCGAGAGTGCGTAA